The Lepus europaeus isolate LE1 chromosome 6, mLepTim1.pri, whole genome shotgun sequence genome includes a window with the following:
- the LACC1 gene encoding purine nucleoside phosphorylase LACC1 isoform X1, which produces MAEAVVVDLFDLKLNSQKNSHQRLLKTLNVIKFHHASKAKFLCIMCHNPISCERDGEHDNCELEASNGLSTLLREFETVNNPSMAASLYTIKQKIDEKNLSSIKIIVPTHRKALMKAFIDELFTDVYNFEFEDLQMTLRDGFLKQSTEINVITARELEEIRKEIETYLSSLPALKGELTIITSPLIPDIFTHGFTTRTGGISYIPTLSSFNLFCSSKRRDPKAVVQENLRRLANTAGFNMKKFYRIKTDHASDVWIMGRKEPESYDGITTNQRGVTIAALGADCIPIVFADPVKKACGVAHAGWKGTLLGVAMATVHAMITEYGCHLEDIIVVLGPSVGPCCFTLPWESANKFHNLHPECVRLFDSPNPYIDIRKATRILLERGGILPHNIQDQNQDLNLCTSCHPDKFFSHVRDGVNFGTQIGFISLRE; this is translated from the exons ATGGCAGAAGCAGTTGTGGTAGATCTCTTTGATTTGAAATTGAATTCTCAGAAAAACAGCCATCAGAGATTACTGAAGACGTTGAATGTCATCAAATTCCACCATGCTTCCAAGGCCAAGTTCCTCTGCATAATGTGTCATAACCCCATCAGCTGTGAAAGGGATGGTGAGCATGATAATTGTGAATTAGAAGCAAGCAATGGACTATCAACTCTCCTGAGAGAATTTGAGACTGTTAACAATCCCAGCATGGCTGCCTCATTGTATACTATTAAAcaaaaaattgatgaaaaaaatcTGAGCAGCATTAAGATCATTGTACCCACGCACAGAAAAGCATTAATGAAGGCTTTTATTGATGAACTCTTCACTGATGTTTACAATTTCGAGTTTGAAGATTTACAGATGACTTTGAGGGATGGCTTTTTGAAACAGTCCACTGAAATAAATGTGATCACAGCTCGAGAACTAGAAGAGATCCGGAAAGAAATAGAAACCTATTTGAGCAGTCTGCCAGCGCTGAAAGGAGAATTAACTATTATCACATCTCCTTTGATCCCAG ATATTTTCACACATGGATTTACTACAAGAACAGGTGGGATATCTTATATACCAACGCTTAGCTCATTCAATCTTTTCTGTAGTTCCAAACGGAGAGATCCCAAGGCAGTTGTTCAAGAAAATCTGCGTAGATTGGCAAATACTGCAGgatttaatatgaaaaaattttaCCGAATAAAG ACTGATCACGCCAGTGACGTCTGGATTATGGGAAGGAAGGAACCTGAATCTTATGATGGAATAACCACAAATCAGAGAGGAGTCACGATAGCAGCTCTTGGTGCTGACTGTATCCCCATAGTTTTTGCAGATCCTGTCAAAAAAGCATGTGGAGTTGCTCACGCTG GTTGGAAAGGTACTTTGTTAGGTGTTGCTATGGCTACAGTGCATGCTATGATAACAGAATATGGTTGTCATTTGGAAGACATTATTGTTGTACTGGGACCCTCAGTAGGACCTTGCTGTTTTACTCTTCCATGGGAATCAGCAAATAAGTTTCATAATCTTCATCCTGAATGTGTAAGACTGTTTGACTCACCAAATCCCTATATTGACATCCGAAAAGCTACCAG GATTCTTCTAGAACGGGGAGGAATTCTTCCACATAACATTCAGGACCAGAACCAAGATCTCAACCTCTGTACATCATGCCATCCTGACAAGTTTTTCTCCCATGTCCGAGATGGTGTTAATTTTGGTACACAGATTGGCTTCATATCACTTAGAGAATGA
- the LACC1 gene encoding purine nucleoside phosphorylase LACC1 isoform X3: MDLLQEQTDHASDVWIMGRKEPESYDGITTNQRGVTIAALGADCIPIVFADPVKKACGVAHAGWKGTLLGVAMATVHAMITEYGCHLEDIIVVLGPSVGPCCFTLPWESANKFHNLHPECVRLFDSPNPYIDIRKATRILLERGGILPHNIQDQNQDLNLCTSCHPDKFFSHVRDGVNFGTQIGFISLRE, translated from the exons ATGGATTTACTACAAGAACAG ACTGATCACGCCAGTGACGTCTGGATTATGGGAAGGAAGGAACCTGAATCTTATGATGGAATAACCACAAATCAGAGAGGAGTCACGATAGCAGCTCTTGGTGCTGACTGTATCCCCATAGTTTTTGCAGATCCTGTCAAAAAAGCATGTGGAGTTGCTCACGCTG GTTGGAAAGGTACTTTGTTAGGTGTTGCTATGGCTACAGTGCATGCTATGATAACAGAATATGGTTGTCATTTGGAAGACATTATTGTTGTACTGGGACCCTCAGTAGGACCTTGCTGTTTTACTCTTCCATGGGAATCAGCAAATAAGTTTCATAATCTTCATCCTGAATGTGTAAGACTGTTTGACTCACCAAATCCCTATATTGACATCCGAAAAGCTACCAG GATTCTTCTAGAACGGGGAGGAATTCTTCCACATAACATTCAGGACCAGAACCAAGATCTCAACCTCTGTACATCATGCCATCCTGACAAGTTTTTCTCCCATGTCCGAGATGGTGTTAATTTTGGTACACAGATTGGCTTCATATCACTTAGAGAATGA
- the LACC1 gene encoding purine nucleoside phosphorylase LACC1 isoform X2 produces MKKFYRIKTDHASDVWIMGRKEPESYDGITTNQRGVTIAALGADCIPIVFADPVKKACGVAHAGWKGTLLGVAMATVHAMITEYGCHLEDIIVVLGPSVGPCCFTLPWESANKFHNLHPECVRLFDSPNPYIDIRKATRILLERGGILPHNIQDQNQDLNLCTSCHPDKFFSHVRDGVNFGTQIGFISLRE; encoded by the exons atgaaaaaattttaCCGAATAAAG ACTGATCACGCCAGTGACGTCTGGATTATGGGAAGGAAGGAACCTGAATCTTATGATGGAATAACCACAAATCAGAGAGGAGTCACGATAGCAGCTCTTGGTGCTGACTGTATCCCCATAGTTTTTGCAGATCCTGTCAAAAAAGCATGTGGAGTTGCTCACGCTG GTTGGAAAGGTACTTTGTTAGGTGTTGCTATGGCTACAGTGCATGCTATGATAACAGAATATGGTTGTCATTTGGAAGACATTATTGTTGTACTGGGACCCTCAGTAGGACCTTGCTGTTTTACTCTTCCATGGGAATCAGCAAATAAGTTTCATAATCTTCATCCTGAATGTGTAAGACTGTTTGACTCACCAAATCCCTATATTGACATCCGAAAAGCTACCAG GATTCTTCTAGAACGGGGAGGAATTCTTCCACATAACATTCAGGACCAGAACCAAGATCTCAACCTCTGTACATCATGCCATCCTGACAAGTTTTTCTCCCATGTCCGAGATGGTGTTAATTTTGGTACACAGATTGGCTTCATATCACTTAGAGAATGA